One Triticum dicoccoides isolate Atlit2015 ecotype Zavitan chromosome 5B, WEW_v2.0, whole genome shotgun sequence genomic window carries:
- the LOC119312564 gene encoding protein NRT1/ PTR FAMILY 5.6-like: MRKQQGLSGGHGEWDKWVDDSSVDHRGRPPLRAATGSWRAAMFIILIEFSERLSYFGIATSLMIYLTKVLHQDMKVAAVNSQYWMSVTTLMPLLGGFLADAYLGRFRTVLLSTVVYLLGLVLLAVAQLAPGLRPSGGPVPRVHETLFFVGIYLVSVGTGGHKPALESFGADQFDDGHAGERLQKMSYFNWWNCALCSGVLLGVTVVVYVQERVGWGAATVLLAAVMGCSLVVYLAGWRTYRYSVPQGSPLTPLLRVAVAAVMKRRLQLPADAGQLYEENDGKKRLLCHTDQLRCLDKAAIFEHGGEVSRGAWRLATVTQVEETKLVVSMVPIWVATLPFGMAAAQVSTFFIKQGMAMDRHLGPHFVLPPASVFSLAALAMIATVALVDKVLEPCLRRATGAERGISVLRRIGVGMAFAVVAMAVAAVVERRRLDSKVTMSVFWLVPQFALMGVGDGFALVGLQEYFYDQMPDTMRSLGIGLYLSVIGAGSFLSSQLIAAASRVSSHGGRRDGWFGKDLSRSRLDLFYWLLAGISAANLGFYVLVATRYSYKQQTVKAGRVGAEKDVAGINSPYNHKCVQQGSAFGV, from the exons ATGAGGAAGCAGCAGGGTTTAAGCGGCGGCCATGGGGAGTGGGACAAATGGGTGGATGACTCCTCCGTCGACCACCGCGGCCGCCCGCCCCTCCGCGCCGCCACCGGCTCATGGAGAGCCGCCATGTTCATCATCC TGATCGAGTTCAGTGAGCGGCTGAGCTACTTCGGCATCGCCACCAGCCTCATGATCTACCTCACCAAGGTGCTGCACCAGGACATGAAGGTCGCCGCCGTGAACTCTCAGTACTGGATGAGCGTCACCACCCTCATGCCGCTCCTCGGTGGCTTCCTCGCCGACGCCTACCTCGGCCGCTTCCGCACCGTGCTCCTCTCCACCGTCGTCTACCTCCTCGGCCTCGTCCTGCTCGCGGTGGCGCAGCTGGCGCCGGGCCTCAGGCCGAGCGGTGGCCCCGTGCCGCGGGTCCACGAGACGCTCTTCTTCGTCGGGATCTACCTCGTGTCCGTCGGCACCGGCGGCCACAAGCCGGCTCTCGAGAGCTTCGGCGCCGACCAGTTCGACGACGGCCACGCCGGCGAGCGGCTGCAGAAGATGTCCTACTTCAACTGGTGGAACTGCGCGCTCTGCTCCGGAGTGCTGCTCGGGGTCACCGTGGTTGTCTACGTCCAGGAGCGTGTCGGATGGGGCGCCGCCACCGTGCTCCTCGCCGCCGTCATGGGCTGCTCCCTCGTCGTCTACCTCGCGGGTTGGCGGACCTACCGGTACAGTGTGCCGCAGGGCAGCCCCCTGACGCCGTTGCTGCGAGTTGCCGTGGCCGCGGTCATGAAGCGGCGCCTTCAGCTGCCAGCCGACGCCGGTCAGCTGTACGAGGAGAACGACGGCAAGAAGAGGCTGCTCTGCCACACCGACCAGCTCCGGTGTCTCGACAAGGCGGCAATCTTTGAGCATGGTGGCGAGGTCTCGCGCGGGGCGTGGCGTCTGGCGACGGTGACGCAGGTGGAGGAGACGAAACTGGTGGTGTCGATGGTGCCCATCTGGGTGGCCACGCTCCCGTTCGGCATGGCGGCGGCGCAGGTGTCCACTTTCTTCATCAAGCAGGGCATGGCCATGGACCGCCACCTCGGCCCACACTTCGTACTCCCGCCGGCGTCCGTCTTCTCCCTGGCCGCGCTCGCCATGATCGCCACCGTGGCGCTCGTCGACAAGGTGCTCGAGCCGTGCCTGCGCCGCGCGACGGGCGCCGAGCGCGGGATCAGCGTCCTCAGGCGCATCGGCGTCGGCATGGCATTCGCCGTGGTGGCGATGGCCGTGGCCGCCGTCGTAGAGCGGCGCCGCCTCGACTCCAAGGTCACCATGTCGGTGTTCTGGCTGGTGCCGCAGTTCGCGCTGATGGGCGTGGGCGACGGGTTCGCGCTGGTGGGGCTCCAGGAGTACTTCTACGACCAGATGCCGGACACCATGCGCAGCCTGGGCATCGGGCTGTACCTGAGCGTGATCGGCGCCGGGAGCTTCCTGAGCAGCCAGCTGATCGCGGCGGCGAGCCGCGTGAGCTCGCACGGCGGGCGGCGGGACGGGTGGTTCGGCAAGGACCTGAGCCGGAGCAGGCTGGACCTCTTCTACTGGCTGCTGGCCGGCATCTCCGCCGCCAACCTGGGCTTCTACGTGCTCGTTGCCACCCGGTACTCGTACAAGCAGCAGACGGTGAAGGCCGGCAGGGTCGGCGCGGAGAAGGACGTTGCCGGCATCAATAGTCCGTATAATCACAAGTGCGTACAGCAGGGGAGCGCTTTTGGTGTATGA